One window of the Macaca thibetana thibetana isolate TM-01 chromosome 1, ASM2454274v1, whole genome shotgun sequence genome contains the following:
- the NUDT17 gene encoding nucleoside diphosphate-linked moiety X motif 17 isoform X6, translated as MGHPQKMCPDFPGTFGNPATFRPRGTLQEEASLGHQRAPGGPQRPQSRVMAAARVQLLLSGRPESVSFARSVCGLLGAGPGLGPWPIHCGLKRGRLVLSSRPFPGASARLPLQRPPFCPFAALDGRPRVPGAELPTDRGVDLGVAVILQSSDKTVLLTRRARTLSVSPNLWVPPGGHVELEEELLDGGLRELWEECGLHLPQGQFSWVPLGLWESAYPPRLSWGLPKYHHIVLYLLVISQESQQQLQCR; from the exons ATGGGTCATCCTCAAAAGATGTGCCCGGATTTCCCGGGGACTTTCGGAAACCCCGCTACCTTCCGACCCCGCGGAACGCTCCAAGAGGAAGCGTCGCTAGGCCACCAGAGGGCGCCAGGCGGGCCGCAGCGACCCCAGAGTCGCGTTATGGCCGCGGCGCGGGTACAGCTGCTCCTGTCCGGGCGTCCGGAGTCGGTGAGCTTCGCACGGAGTGTGTGTGGCCTCCTGGGAGCCGGGCCAGGGCTCGGGCCGTGGCCCATTCACTGCGGCTTGAAGCGAGGACGGCTTGTCCTCTCCAGCAGGCCCTTCCCAGGCGCCTCCGCTAGGCTTCCGCTCCAG CGACCCCCTTTCTGCCCTTTTGCGGCCCTGGACGGGCGGCCCAGGGTTCCTGGGGCTGAGCTGCCCACAGATCGAGGTGTGGACCTGGGTGTGGCCGTCATTCTGCAGTCCAGCGACAAGACTGTCTTGCTGACCAGAAGGGCACGCACCCTCAGCGTTTCCCCCAACCTCTGGGTACCCCCGG GTGGGCACGTGGAACTTGAGGAGGAG CTGCTGGATGGAGGGCTTCGAGAACTTTGGGAAGAGTGTGGACTACACCTGCCCCAGGGCCAGTTCTCTTGGGTCCCTCTGGGTTTATGGGAG tCTGCCTACCCTCCTAGGCTGAGCTGGGGTTTACCCAAGTACCATCACATTGTTCTGTATCTACTCGTGATCTCCCAGGAATCACAGCAGCAGCTGCAG TGCAGGTAG
- the NUDT17 gene encoding nucleoside diphosphate-linked moiety X motif 17 isoform X2: MGHPQKMCPDFPGTFGNPATFRPRGTLQEEASLGHQRAPGGPQRPQSRVMAAARVQLLLSGRPESVSFARSVCGLLGAGPGLGPWPIHCGLKRGRLVLSSRPFPGASARLPLQRPPFCPFAALDGRPRVPGAELPTDRGVDLGVAVILQSSDKTVLLTRRARTLSVSPNLWVPPGGHVELEEELLDGGLRELWEECGLHLPQGQFSWVPLGLWESAYPPRLSWGLPKYHHIVLYLLVISQESQQQLQARIQPNPSEVSALMWLTPDVAAAVAATEDGTETPRLLPQDLPPSVLMEFGGVGRFKESGSGDN, translated from the exons ATGGGTCATCCTCAAAAGATGTGCCCGGATTTCCCGGGGACTTTCGGAAACCCCGCTACCTTCCGACCCCGCGGAACGCTCCAAGAGGAAGCGTCGCTAGGCCACCAGAGGGCGCCAGGCGGGCCGCAGCGACCCCAGAGTCGCGTTATGGCCGCGGCGCGGGTACAGCTGCTCCTGTCCGGGCGTCCGGAGTCGGTGAGCTTCGCACGGAGTGTGTGTGGCCTCCTGGGAGCCGGGCCAGGGCTCGGGCCGTGGCCCATTCACTGCGGCTTGAAGCGAGGACGGCTTGTCCTCTCCAGCAGGCCCTTCCCAGGCGCCTCCGCTAGGCTTCCGCTCCAG CGACCCCCTTTCTGCCCTTTTGCGGCCCTGGACGGGCGGCCCAGGGTTCCTGGGGCTGAGCTGCCCACAGATCGAGGTGTGGACCTGGGTGTGGCCGTCATTCTGCAGTCCAGCGACAAGACTGTCTTGCTGACCAGAAGGGCACGCACCCTCAGCGTTTCCCCCAACCTCTGGGTACCCCCGG GTGGGCACGTGGAACTTGAGGAGGAG CTGCTGGATGGAGGGCTTCGAGAACTTTGGGAAGAGTGTGGACTACACCTGCCCCAGGGCCAGTTCTCTTGGGTCCCTCTGGGTTTATGGGAG tCTGCCTACCCTCCTAGGCTGAGCTGGGGTTTACCCAAGTACCATCACATTGTTCTGTATCTACTCGTGATCTCCCAGGAATCACAGCAGCAGCTGCAG GCCCGGATCCAACCAAACCCAAGTGAGGTGAGCGCCCTTATGTGGCTGACACCAGATGTAGCTGCTGCAGTGGCTGCCACAGAGGATGGGACAGAGACACCCAGACTTCTCCCCCAGGACCTACCACCCTCTGTTCT GATGGAATTTGGTGGTGTGGGGAGATTTAAAGAGAGTGGGTCAGGTGATAATTAA
- the NUDT17 gene encoding nucleoside diphosphate-linked moiety X motif 17 isoform X4, with amino-acid sequence MGHPQKMCPDFPGTFGNPATFRPRGTLQEEASLGHQRAPGGPQRPQSRVMAAARVQLLLSGRPESVSFARSVCGLLGAGPGLGPWPIHCGLKRGRLVLSSRPFPGASARLPLQRPPFCPFAALDGRPRVPGAELPTDRGVDLGVAVILQSSDKTVLLTRRARTLSVSPNLWVPPGGHVELEEELLDGGLRELWEECGLHLPQGQFSWVPLGLWESAYPPRLSWGLPKYHHIVLYLLVISQESQQQLQVGFDHEQASQGEAMTEGSPCLTPGPDPTKPK; translated from the exons ATGGGTCATCCTCAAAAGATGTGCCCGGATTTCCCGGGGACTTTCGGAAACCCCGCTACCTTCCGACCCCGCGGAACGCTCCAAGAGGAAGCGTCGCTAGGCCACCAGAGGGCGCCAGGCGGGCCGCAGCGACCCCAGAGTCGCGTTATGGCCGCGGCGCGGGTACAGCTGCTCCTGTCCGGGCGTCCGGAGTCGGTGAGCTTCGCACGGAGTGTGTGTGGCCTCCTGGGAGCCGGGCCAGGGCTCGGGCCGTGGCCCATTCACTGCGGCTTGAAGCGAGGACGGCTTGTCCTCTCCAGCAGGCCCTTCCCAGGCGCCTCCGCTAGGCTTCCGCTCCAG CGACCCCCTTTCTGCCCTTTTGCGGCCCTGGACGGGCGGCCCAGGGTTCCTGGGGCTGAGCTGCCCACAGATCGAGGTGTGGACCTGGGTGTGGCCGTCATTCTGCAGTCCAGCGACAAGACTGTCTTGCTGACCAGAAGGGCACGCACCCTCAGCGTTTCCCCCAACCTCTGGGTACCCCCGG GTGGGCACGTGGAACTTGAGGAGGAG CTGCTGGATGGAGGGCTTCGAGAACTTTGGGAAGAGTGTGGACTACACCTGCCCCAGGGCCAGTTCTCTTGGGTCCCTCTGGGTTTATGGGAG tCTGCCTACCCTCCTAGGCTGAGCTGGGGTTTACCCAAGTACCATCACATTGTTCTGTATCTACTCGTGATCTCCCAGGAATCACAGCAGCAGCTGCAG GTAGGTTTTGATCACGAACAGGCATCCCAGGGAGAGGCAATGACTGAGGGGTCACCATGTCTGACCCCAGGCCCGGATCCAACCAAACCCAAGTGA
- the NUDT17 gene encoding nucleoside diphosphate-linked moiety X motif 17 isoform X5, with the protein MGHPQKMCPDFPGTFGNPATFRPRGTLQEEASLGHQRAPGGPQRPQSRVMAAARVQLLLSGRPESVSFARSVCGLLGAGPGLGPWPIHCGLKRGRLVLSSRPFPGASARLPLQRPPFCPFAALDGRPRVPGAELPTDRGVDLGVAVILQSSDKTVLLTRRARTLSVSPNLWVPPGGHVELEEELLDGGLRELWEECGLHLPQGQFSWVPLGLWESAYPPRLSWGLPKYHHIVLYLLVISQESQQQLQASQGEAMTEGSPCLTPGPDPTKPK; encoded by the exons ATGGGTCATCCTCAAAAGATGTGCCCGGATTTCCCGGGGACTTTCGGAAACCCCGCTACCTTCCGACCCCGCGGAACGCTCCAAGAGGAAGCGTCGCTAGGCCACCAGAGGGCGCCAGGCGGGCCGCAGCGACCCCAGAGTCGCGTTATGGCCGCGGCGCGGGTACAGCTGCTCCTGTCCGGGCGTCCGGAGTCGGTGAGCTTCGCACGGAGTGTGTGTGGCCTCCTGGGAGCCGGGCCAGGGCTCGGGCCGTGGCCCATTCACTGCGGCTTGAAGCGAGGACGGCTTGTCCTCTCCAGCAGGCCCTTCCCAGGCGCCTCCGCTAGGCTTCCGCTCCAG CGACCCCCTTTCTGCCCTTTTGCGGCCCTGGACGGGCGGCCCAGGGTTCCTGGGGCTGAGCTGCCCACAGATCGAGGTGTGGACCTGGGTGTGGCCGTCATTCTGCAGTCCAGCGACAAGACTGTCTTGCTGACCAGAAGGGCACGCACCCTCAGCGTTTCCCCCAACCTCTGGGTACCCCCGG GTGGGCACGTGGAACTTGAGGAGGAG CTGCTGGATGGAGGGCTTCGAGAACTTTGGGAAGAGTGTGGACTACACCTGCCCCAGGGCCAGTTCTCTTGGGTCCCTCTGGGTTTATGGGAG tCTGCCTACCCTCCTAGGCTGAGCTGGGGTTTACCCAAGTACCATCACATTGTTCTGTATCTACTCGTGATCTCCCAGGAATCACAGCAGCAGCTGCAG GCATCCCAGGGAGAGGCAATGACTGAGGGGTCACCATGTCTGACCCCAGGCCCGGATCCAACCAAACCCAAGTGA
- the NUDT17 gene encoding nucleoside diphosphate-linked moiety X motif 17 isoform X1: MGHPQKMCPDFPGTFGNPATFRPRGTLQEEASLGHQRAPGGPQRPQSRVMAAARVQLLLSGRPESVSFARSVCGLLGAGPGLGPWPIHCGLKRGRLVLSSRPFPGASARLPLQRPPFCPFAALDGRPRVPGAELPTDRGVDLGVAVILQSSDKTVLLTRRARTLSVSPNLWVPPGGHVELEEELLDGGLRELWEECGLHLPQGQFSWVPLGLWESAYPPRLSWGLPKYHHIVLYLLVISQESQQQLQARIQPNPSEVSALMWLTPDVAAAVAATEDGTETPRLLPQDLPPSVLALELEEDGRARPLVLPMSTLLRMIPTMAEGKERVSTGTKFALRLWLQHLGREK, translated from the exons ATGGGTCATCCTCAAAAGATGTGCCCGGATTTCCCGGGGACTTTCGGAAACCCCGCTACCTTCCGACCCCGCGGAACGCTCCAAGAGGAAGCGTCGCTAGGCCACCAGAGGGCGCCAGGCGGGCCGCAGCGACCCCAGAGTCGCGTTATGGCCGCGGCGCGGGTACAGCTGCTCCTGTCCGGGCGTCCGGAGTCGGTGAGCTTCGCACGGAGTGTGTGTGGCCTCCTGGGAGCCGGGCCAGGGCTCGGGCCGTGGCCCATTCACTGCGGCTTGAAGCGAGGACGGCTTGTCCTCTCCAGCAGGCCCTTCCCAGGCGCCTCCGCTAGGCTTCCGCTCCAG CGACCCCCTTTCTGCCCTTTTGCGGCCCTGGACGGGCGGCCCAGGGTTCCTGGGGCTGAGCTGCCCACAGATCGAGGTGTGGACCTGGGTGTGGCCGTCATTCTGCAGTCCAGCGACAAGACTGTCTTGCTGACCAGAAGGGCACGCACCCTCAGCGTTTCCCCCAACCTCTGGGTACCCCCGG GTGGGCACGTGGAACTTGAGGAGGAG CTGCTGGATGGAGGGCTTCGAGAACTTTGGGAAGAGTGTGGACTACACCTGCCCCAGGGCCAGTTCTCTTGGGTCCCTCTGGGTTTATGGGAG tCTGCCTACCCTCCTAGGCTGAGCTGGGGTTTACCCAAGTACCATCACATTGTTCTGTATCTACTCGTGATCTCCCAGGAATCACAGCAGCAGCTGCAG GCCCGGATCCAACCAAACCCAAGTGAGGTGAGCGCCCTTATGTGGCTGACACCAGATGTAGCTGCTGCAGTGGCTGCCACAGAGGATGGGACAGAGACACCCAGACTTCTCCCCCAGGACCTACCACCCTCTGTTCT TGCACTGGAACTAGAAGAGGATGGAAGAGCCCGACCTCTGGTCCTGCCCATGTCCACCCTGCTGCGGATGATCCCAACCATGGCAGAGGGCAAAGAGAGAGTCAGCACTGGAACCAAGTTTGCCCTCAGGCTCTGGCTGCAACATCTGGGCAGGGAAAAGTGA
- the NUDT17 gene encoding nucleoside diphosphate-linked moiety X motif 17 isoform X3 codes for MGHPQKMCPDFPGTFGNPATFRPRGTLQEEASLGHQRAPGGPQRPQSRVMAAARVQLLLSGRPESVSFARSVCGLLGAGPGLGPWPIHCGLKRGRLVLSSRPFPGASARLPLQSSDKTVLLTRRARTLSVSPNLWVPPGGHVELEEELLDGGLRELWEECGLHLPQGQFSWVPLGLWESAYPPRLSWGLPKYHHIVLYLLVISQESQQQLQARIQPNPSEVSALMWLTPDVAAAVAATEDGTETPRLLPQDLPPSVLALELEEDGRARPLVLPMSTLLRMIPTMAEGKERVSTGTKFALRLWLQHLGREK; via the exons ATGGGTCATCCTCAAAAGATGTGCCCGGATTTCCCGGGGACTTTCGGAAACCCCGCTACCTTCCGACCCCGCGGAACGCTCCAAGAGGAAGCGTCGCTAGGCCACCAGAGGGCGCCAGGCGGGCCGCAGCGACCCCAGAGTCGCGTTATGGCCGCGGCGCGGGTACAGCTGCTCCTGTCCGGGCGTCCGGAGTCGGTGAGCTTCGCACGGAGTGTGTGTGGCCTCCTGGGAGCCGGGCCAGGGCTCGGGCCGTGGCCCATTCACTGCGGCTTGAAGCGAGGACGGCTTGTCCTCTCCAGCAGGCCCTTCCCAGGCGCCTCCGCTAGGCTTCCGCTCCAG TCCAGCGACAAGACTGTCTTGCTGACCAGAAGGGCACGCACCCTCAGCGTTTCCCCCAACCTCTGGGTACCCCCGG GTGGGCACGTGGAACTTGAGGAGGAG CTGCTGGATGGAGGGCTTCGAGAACTTTGGGAAGAGTGTGGACTACACCTGCCCCAGGGCCAGTTCTCTTGGGTCCCTCTGGGTTTATGGGAG tCTGCCTACCCTCCTAGGCTGAGCTGGGGTTTACCCAAGTACCATCACATTGTTCTGTATCTACTCGTGATCTCCCAGGAATCACAGCAGCAGCTGCAG GCCCGGATCCAACCAAACCCAAGTGAGGTGAGCGCCCTTATGTGGCTGACACCAGATGTAGCTGCTGCAGTGGCTGCCACAGAGGATGGGACAGAGACACCCAGACTTCTCCCCCAGGACCTACCACCCTCTGTTCT TGCACTGGAACTAGAAGAGGATGGAAGAGCCCGACCTCTGGTCCTGCCCATGTCCACCCTGCTGCGGATGATCCCAACCATGGCAGAGGGCAAAGAGAGAGTCAGCACTGGAACCAAGTTTGCCCTCAGGCTCTGGCTGCAACATCTGGGCAGGGAAAAGTGA